The genome window GTAGGCTTGGCATATGGACCTGCAGATATGGATGCTGCAATCCCATAAAACTGCTGGGTTCATACCACTACAGCTGGATTTTAATCTTTCATCGATCTCCTTTAAAATAGTTCTATGGGTGGAATAATTTGTCCAAGTTTTTCGGCTCCAGGAGACAGACTTTCTCCCTTCTGAGTCACCCCCTGTCCTGGCTAGTTCCCTCACTCACCAAGAATTCAGGACAAACTGCCAAAAGCTTTACGTTGAGCCATCCTCCCCCATTCTGGGGTATTTTCCAAGGTCTCGCTATATTGCTCAAAGACACACTGAGTAATTAGCTGCTGACTTGATTGTTATTCTCTTGTGATGTAAACTTAATAAAGAGGTGAGCTAACACCCTAACTATCCAGAAGGGTAACTTGATATGGATGAACAACAAagcttgtctgttttcttcctttaccaTTCTCGCCCACCTTCAGTTACAGATACAGTGTTATGAAGAAGAAACTTTAATGAGTTTATGCCAGTCATGATTTAAAACTCCTGTTATCCATCCCCTAGCCCTAGGGGGAATGGGGACAGTTAAGGAAGAATTGGTCAAGACATGTTCTGGGGAACAGTTAACGAAGAATTGGTTAAGGCATGTTCCCTAAAACGGAAGTACACACTTTTCCACTTAGCAAGTGGCTTTAGCACGAGGAGCTATTTGCTGCAATAGTGTGAAAGGGACGATACAAGACTATCctctctatatataaatataaaagagaatatGGTCAAACCATATTCTCTGTCTTCCAGGACCCTACAACAGGACTGTTTTGTCCTGTAGGGTCTGACCTGATCTAAAACTCAGGACTTCCGCTTATGGAAGAGATAAAGGTTCCAAGAGAGGGgccaagtttttgttttgtgtcaTAAGAAATTGGAATCTGTATTCTCCTGCAGAATCACCGGAAGgtaactttgaaaaataagtgGAAAGGGTTTCTGATCCAATTTCCTTCCCCTGGGGGAGTCTTAAGTTCTCTTTAGGTACACAATTATTCTGTTCCCCATTTCACCACAGTATCTGGATGTGTACAGGAGCCCCACCGGACTCCTCGAAGCCTCTGCCATTAGAACTTCCACGCTTTCCTCTTGCTTCACAATACAGAGCAGAGCTTCCAGCAGGGTACGTCATGGAGCTGTTTCTTACCACCGCGCCCCTCGATTGTACTAGCCCTGGGCGACACGTAAGAGTGGACCGCTACATTTTATTAAACTAGAGTGTCTGTACACAAATGCACTCTTCCCCAATTCGCACTCCCAGGCTGCGGAGATTTAATGCCTTATTTTCAGTACTAGCTAAAATCCTACAGGGAAATCTGAACCCCCTAGGGTTCTTCCTACTCTCCAGTTCGGTTTTATTTTAAGTCCAATAGCCTAGCTCCACATCCCTGTCTCGCAGCTTTTCTTCCCTCGTACCGGTTGCAGTGGGAGGCCGCTGAGAACGAGCCTCGCGAACCTCGAAGGCGACCCAGCCGGGCACAAATCCAACGAGTTTGGACAAGAAACCTTCCAGGCAACTCGTGACGTCACCATACCCGGCGCTCCGATTGGTCCTTCCACTCCTCGCCGGTGTAACCAGACTGGAGCCTGAAGGGACCTCTAGTGGACATGCTCGGAAATGCACTCGAGGGGAACTTGAAATcaacacagcaggcactcagcgAGGATAGCCCCCAAACCCAAACAGGCTCCTCCCCGCTGCTGCCTCGAAGAACCGCCTCCATCCTGCACTCCGGCTGTTGATTTCTTTCCCCTTTGTTAACTCGGCCATCGGCCCCGCGGGCCTGGCGTTTCCCAGAAGGCCCAGCGCCGGGAAGGGTTTTGCAGCTGCTCCGTCATCGTGCGGCAGGACGCGAGTCCGGGCTCTGTGCAGGCCCAGCTTGGTTCCTGGTCTCTGGTACGAGGGTTCACGCGAGGCCCCGGACTAGGCCGCGACCCCGGGCGCCATGAAGCAGGAGGGCTCGGCGCGGCGCCGCGGCGCGGACAAGGCGAAGCCACCACCCGGCGGAGGAGAGCAAGAACCACCGCCGCCGCCGGCCCCCCAAGACGTGGAGATGAAAGAGGAGGCGACGGCGGGTGGCGGGTCAACGGGGGAAGCTGACGGCAAGGCGGCGGCGGCTGAGCACTCCCAGCGAGAGCTGGACACCGTCACCTTGGAGGGTACGAGAGCCACCATTACGGGTGACAGCGCCCCGGTGATCCAGCCTCTCCTTGGGATCCCCGGTTTCTTAGGATCACCCCCCAGTGACCCCCAGTACCCTGACACCCCCGACCCCAGTGCCCGTCACCGAACCTTCTCCCCAGCTCAGGCCTCCTCGCTCGTACAACGCCTCCTCTCCGCATCTGAGCTTGCATCTGGAACTAGGTCTCCCTGAGCCTGTAGACTCCCTCTTCCAAGTCCTCCCCTCCGACCTGCCCCATTTACATCCCACTGGACCGATTCAAGTGACCCGGTATATGATTGTTGCCTCTAGAAATTAGTTGTTTGTATTTACGTATCTGAAGGGGTCGGGATGACAGAATAATGGCCCCGGAATTACAGGAATATACAAAAGGTTTCTGTGGTCTTAGCCGCCTTTAGCAAACTCCCCTAAAGGAACCTTTTCTACCTAGTATCTTATTTACATGTTACTGTTAATTGAGGTTCCCAAACGGTCCCATTGCTCTTTTCCTCACCCTTCAAGCCCTTACTTCTACTCCGTTTCTAAAGGGTTTAAACACAATTACACACTTTCTCTAGATGTCATCTTCTTTTGAGTTCCTAATACCTTCCACCTGAACTATATGCCAGTCTCCCCATTTCTTTTCTCCTGGGTGCCTGTTCCCAGTTTTCCTACTGTCTTCTTGTACCTCCAAGTTAGCATTTCACTTTGCCTGCTTAGAGCATCCAGTCCACATTGAATGTGGGTAGAGTGAGAGCTTCCCACTGTGATCCTGGTTGTGGTTTCCCAGTTCTGGATCAGGTGTGACAGGCTATTTGTTGGGTTTTCTCTCTAACTGCATGAGAATGTAGCTCTTAAACATTGACTCCTGAATTGTGTTTTTGAGGCTGTGGTAGTGTTGACTGCAGCAGCTCCTGCTCTAAAGTTGGGCAACAGGCTCAGAATCTAATAAAGATCCTTTTACCTAAAATAATGGTAGTCAGCCAATGACAAAGATGTTCATTGTAAAAGTTTTGGAaaatatgagcagtctaaattgGCAGGTGAAAACATAAACCATAGTTAAcattttttctatgaatttttcagttcacccataaataaagttatatatatagtTTGGAACAAGGCATAAGTAAATACAGATGATTTTGTGTGCTTTCATTTAACATATCCATAAACATAGCACTGAATTCATTTCAGAAACATTATGGAATGTCTGATATAGTGGCTTAAGAATACAAGCTCTGGAATTAGTTTCCTTATTTCTATAAATGAAAGTAATAGCACCTACTTCATTGggttatgaagattaaaatgcCTAGAACTGCGCCTAGTGCATGATGAGCCCAAAGTAAACCCTCTCATTACTAGCTTTTATCATTAGATCATTAATGTGACCCAGGCACCCTATGCTCTAAGTATACAAAGGTAACTAAGAAGCTACCGATTAGGTTGCATTCCCTTATTcttggacatttaagttgttcccAGTTCCTTACTGTTATAAATACTCTTGCAACAATCATCTTTATGCCCAAAAGTTAAATCaacctttaaaattatttcagtataGATTTTCTATATGTCTGAGTTGAAAGGGTAAACGTTTTTAAGGTTTTGAGTAGGTGTCCTGAGAAACTACTGATTTACATTACTCCAGCAGAAATGTCCTGTTCACCCCTGTACTCTAtatgttactattttttaaaaatcatttatttggcagttgaaaaatatttccattgaAATTTGAATACTAGTGAAATATATTGTTCATGTCTATTACccatttgtttttcctctgtgtATTATCCTTTcgtgttcatttttatttaatctaattGCTTATACAGACTGTAGAATATGAACATTTGGTCAAATTTGttgcaaatgtttttcttttgtttacacATATTCAGAAGGTTTTTTATTTAAGAAGTCAAGTTCATCaaccttttgtgtgtgtgatttctgTCATTGTTTACATTTAGAAAGACTTTTCCTATTTAGAGAGCCTGATAAATCTCCACATTTGTTTTGCTTCTCATcgttttctccctctcttcccctttctgtCACTGTCTACTactacttcccccaccccagctttatttttctttgtctcttggttATATCTTAAAATAAGTGTATGGCATCCATAAGCATCGCTTAACCCTATCAGGGCAAAAAAAGAGATTGGCCACATCCCAGAGGTTCCCTAGAACTTCTTGCCTGGAGCGGTGGGGGAACAGGAGGAGTCGGAAGTAACATATTTCCTCTGGTCCTCCACAGACATCAAGGAGCATGTGAAGCAGCTGGAGAAGGCAGTGTCCGGCAAGGAGCCACGATTCGTGCTGAGGGCCCTGCGGATGCTGCCTTCCACATCACGCCGCCTCAACCACTATGTTCTGTATAAGGCTGTGCATGGCTTCTTCACCTCAAATAATGCCACTCGGGACTTCTTGCTgcccttcctggaagaggtgagtGAGTCAGGCTGGCTTTGAGGGTGTAAGCTTGGCCTTAGGACCTCCTGCCCGTGTTATTGTTCCCTATCCTGAAGACCTGCCTGATAACCTGCTGCACAGAGTAGTGAAACAAAGCAGCCCATTTCAATACTCACTTGCCCACTAACAAGGAAAGCATCTTTGTGCCCTATAGCATAATTCTTCTGAGTCGGGGAAAGGAGCTGGGAATCAGAACCCTTCCACCCAAACTCGTTTCCCACTGCTGCCAACATGGATCCTCTCCTTTGGTTGGGAATTTCTCTGTTGTCCTAGGAGAAAGTGCCACCACCTCTTTGCCTCCAAAACTTCACCATAAGACAGTGGTTAAGCACAGGTTTTGGAGGTAGAGTTGAATTTGAATCCAAACTCTACCACTTAGTACATGTGGGGTTTGGACAAATGACTTAACCTCCTTGttccccattttcttcctttgttaaatAGGATGAACAGATTTGGGGGACAATGGGGACAGGAGGAATGTGTGCAAAGCtcttggaacagtgcctggcgcaTAGTGAACGCTGATGATGTTAGTTTGAGGTGGTAGTGGTCCCTGTGCCATGAGAGACCTCGCCTTTTCTAGCCATCAAACCCCATGATCACTCATGGTACAGCCCAGGTCCTGCCCCTTCTCTAACCTCGTCTCTTCAGCCACCTTCATCTCCCTAAAAATCCTGTATGCTTACAGTCTATTCCATAGACGTGAAAACTCAGAAACTCCCTTGAGGTGGAATGATGAAGAGTGTATCTGCAGAAGTCGAAGAGCAGCctaccccagccctgcctggaaTGTACTTTAACTGTTAGGTCTCTGAATTCACCCATCATGATCACTTTTTGAGCTGTTACATGTTATTCCAGTTTTGGTTACCAGACCTGAAAATAAGTTCTATGTatatgtcagttctccccaagtTGCCTTAGCTGCCACCAAGAAAACTTTTTTGTCTCATTATTCTTGATCTCACCTATAGAACTGTATCACTTAATTAAACCCAGTTGATAGAATTGTGATGGTTCCAGGTGTGGTAGTTTAATCTTTCTGCTCATATTGTAGGCTCTTTGATGGATCCTTACATCATCCTTTCTGTCCCCTTATATTCTGTAAAGGTGTCAGTTACACTCCTACAGCTCTTTTTTGTTCCTGTTATATCCATCCTCTTAGGAAGAGACTGGTGTTGCCCCTTATTTTTGTATCCCCACAGCACCTAGAAAAATCTTATTATATAGTTggcattgaataaatattttttgaagtacaTAGCACTTAATAAGTCTTGATTGATCTGACAGCTATTCCGTGGTAATTCATGCCCTCTCCTAGCCCATGGACACAGAAGCCGATTTACAGTTTCGTCCCCGAACAGGAAAAGCTGCGTCCGCACCCCTCTTACCTGAAGTAGAAGCCTATCTGCAGCTCCTCATGGTCATCTTCCTGATGAACAGCAAGCGCTACAAAGAGGTATTCAATGAGAGCAATTAATGTGCCCCAAGCAGTACAACTGGCCTGTGGGGGATTGTCTCTAGTGGAGAAGTGGAGATAATCACTGGGTTATTTTCTGTCCCCAAGACTTTCCCCCTTTGTGGGATGCACCTAACCCCACATCCAGGGAAGCCCCCTGAACTCCTGCTCAAGCACTTTGGGAAAGGGCTGGCTGTGGTCAGCATGTACTTGTCTGTGACACAGTACTAGTAGAGGGGATTCTTTTGGGAAAAGTAGGAGATTTCGAGATggaaagacctgggttcaaatcccagctctattaGGCAATTAATTTCTCCTAGCTGtatataaaatagggaaaataatgcCCACCTTGCAAGATTACTATTAgtgttaaataaaatagtatGTTAAAAAACAGCACAATGATCTGCACATAGGAAGCTTTTGCAGTATTTTAATGAATGGCAGCTTTTATGGGAGTGAAAAAGTCCACTGATAACGATGCTCCCACTGCTTCTGGCTGGAGCCAGCTTCTTGCTAAGCCAGCCACTGTGCCGGGAGCACACTCAAGAACTGACAGGTGTCACTACTCagttccctgttttatttttccctttctttgccaATTGTTGGCTTTTCTTTGCTTGTTTATTGGACAGAATTCAGCCCCTTTAAAGCGTACAGTTCAGTGGATTTTGGTGTTTTCACAAGGACCATCATTATGTAATAATACCAGAACAGTTcaatcaccccaaaaagaaactccatacctATTAGTTATCACTCCCCTTCCTTCATCACCCCAGCCactggcagccactaatctgtCTTCTGTCTCATGGATttacctgttctggacatttcatataaatggaattacataaaatgtggcctttgggtctgactTTATCCCTGTTGGAGCATGTATCTGCTCtgttcctttttatggatgagtcATTTCCCACTGTATGGatgtgccacattttgtttatccattattCAGGTGATGGACAGTcgtattatttccactttttggttatttAATGAATGATGCTGCCATGAACTTCTACATTACCTGTGTTCATGTGAACATAGGTTTCCATGCCTCTTGGGTATATGCCTAGGAGGGGAATTGCTGCCTCACGATagctatgtttaactttttgaagaactgccactTGATTCTCTTTTGCTGCCTCCCCAGGCACAGAAGATCTCTGATGACCTGATGCAGAAGATCAGCACGCAAAACCGCCGGGCCCTAGACCTTGTGGCCGCAAAGTGTTACTACTATCACGCCCGGGTCTATGAGTTCCTGGACAAGCTGGATGTGGTGCGCAGGTATGGGTGCCAAGGGTCTCACTCGCAGCCCTTGGAGTCGGAGATGTGGTCAGTCACTACCACAGAGCTGACATGGGCTTGCAAGGGGCAATAGCCTGGTAGATGTAAATTGCCCAGCAGGAAGTGGGGCAATGCTTAACATGCTCTGAGCCACATAAGGGGTTGAGAGACTGATACTAGATAAAGGAGCAGAGATGACCACCTGGCTATTAAGAATGGCCCCCCAGGCTCTTCCTGTCACTCTGCATCAAGGAAAAGCTGATTGATAGgtcaaggaaggaaggacaggttGGAAAACATTtcactcctctgcttaaaacctGCAGTGGCTCCCCATTTCCCTCAGGGAAAAGCCAAAGGCCTCATGATAGCGTGCAGGGCATGATGTGATCTGGCCCCTGCTACTGCCTCCTTGATTTTATCTGCTCTTCTCCCTGACTCACTCCtcagccacactggcttccttcctctccctcaggCATGCCAAGCACACTTTTCTTCAGTCTTTGCACTGGCTCTTTCCTCTGCAGAGAATGCATTTCTCCCTACTTCCTTTAAGCCTTTGTGACCTTCTCAGTGAGTTCTACCCTGACCACTCTATTTAAAACCGCAGCCCCATCTTCCTCACCCCTGAATGCCATCACAACTACCCTGATTTTGCCGTAGCCTCTACCACCTTCTGTCATGCTACCTAATACACTTATTTGTCATGATCTTTGTCTGTTTCCCCCACTAGAATCCTGTCCTGTTTGTTCACCCTAGAATAATGCTTCCCACAGTGGCACTCAACAGTTGAATACTAAGTGAATAACGAGAAAAGCAGTTTGTGTCACTTTTTCTAGGAATTGAGAAAGAATGGAGAGGTCAGAGTAGTTCAGAGAGTTGTTACTGAGGcctttgacatttttctttctttcctgaagtTTCTTGCATGCTCGGCTCCGGACAGCCACCCTTCGACATGATGCAGACGGGCAGGCCACCCTGCTGAACCTCCTGCTGAGGAACTACCTACACTACAGCTTGTATGACCAGGCGGAGAAGCTGGTGTCCAAGTCCGTGTTCCCTGAGCAGGCCAACAACAACGAGTGGGCAAGGTACCTCTACTACACAGGTGAGCAGGGGCCCCAGCCCCTGAGCCAGAAGGTGTCTCTAAAAATGTGGTGCACTTTGGTGCAAAAGAGACCCATTTGGCGTACTAGTTTGCAAGGGAATGTGGGTGATGCCATTTTCTTAATCCACTCTCTTCTCCTCCACACCCAGGGCGAATCAAGGCCATCCAGTTGGAGTACTCAGAGGCCCGGCGAACAATGACCAATGCCCTTCGCAAGGCCCCTCAGCACACAGCCGTTGGCTTCAAACAGACAGTGAGCAGCGTTCTCATCCCTTAGCCCTTACCTGATGGCACTGTCTTAGGTACCAGGGAATTATTAGGAAAGCCTCCTTAATCTTTGTTATGTGAGAGCTCACATCAGATGTCTGTTGATGCATAATATGTTCAGAGCATTCAGCAGACTCTACCTGTACCTCTGGCAGTTTATGTTCAGGGTATTCTCCTTGGTTGATAAGCTTAGAACATTCCTGATTCCCCAGCATTCCTTCTAGTCATGCCGGGAATGGCCTGGATTGTGTTGATAAACTCCAGGTTCTTGCGTGGTCCCTCACATGCCCATCTGGGAACAGCATTGTCTTTGGCCAAGAAACCCAGAAAATCTCTGTAAGGCTGACTGACTCGGATGGAGATAAACCTTGGCCACCTAAGAGCAGTCAGTCACCAACCAGTATTGTTCGGATGGCTGACCTAGGTATTAGGCACTGCGAGGGATAGAAAAGGATAAGAAAAGTTATTTGCCTTTGAAGAGATAAAAAACATTGACTCAGAAAGGCTTGAGGGCCTATGTGAAGTCACAGAGCGTGCCAGCCAGAATTTGGACCCAACTTTCCCAACTACAAACCTCTGCTCCATCTAATAACATAATGTCCACCTCCTGGTGCCCTTGAAGGAGAACAGAGTGAAAGTGTACAATGAGCAGGTCAGTGTCTTTGGAGATTTGGTTTACTTATATTCAGAAGCTCAGAGAAAGgcaggtttggtttggttttggtcATATAATTGGAGATCTTAAATCAGATCTGATTTTTTGAAAGATGGATAGAATTTTTACAGAGATGGATGGCCTTTCAGACAGAGGTGCATGTGTAGAATGTTAAGATTGCTTACAATATAGGACATGCACTAAGGTTTCCTCTAAAAATCACTAGAAATACAGATAATTAACACAGACTGTCATGTACCGGGGAGAGGTACTCTGGGGTGAAGCAGTGTTTCCGAACCAGATGTTTCTGTGAGTGGGTAAGGTTTCAGAGTTTCCTGTGGTGGGGCCAGGTGACAGGAAGGAACAGCTGGAGTGAGAGCTTCGGCAATCAGACTGTCGGTGAGGGAGCCGGGAGAGAGGTGGAATGGTTGCTGGAGAGCGGAGGCAGCAGAGTGGGGGAACTGTCCACCCAGAGGGACTCAAGCAAACAGGTGATGGGCCAAGGGCGTGGAAGAGATAGGGAGGCACCGGGTGAAGAGCACAGGCAGAGAAGCTGGCCTTAAGTAAACACGGGGAGGGGCAGTGAAGACAGACCTCGAGTTTAAAGTGGAGTCCACAACAGAACACTCGGAGAGCCTGTCCGTAGTTCAAGCCGCAGTCTCTCCGTGGATGATTTACTTGCTTTCATAGGTCAATTCTGACCTGCATCGTGCTTCACCAAATGTTACTAACTGTCCTGGTttactcaggctgccataactAGGTACTGCAGCCTGGGTCAAACAACAGtcaagttctggaggccagaagccccaAGTTCAGGATGTCAGCACAGTTGGTCTCTTCTGAGGGCCTTTCTTTGGCTTGTACGTCTTGTTTTCACATTGTCTTCTCTCTATGCATGTCTGTATTCCACCCGCTCCTTTTAAGTAAGGGCACCAGTCATACTGAATTAGGGCTTATTCATAGGACCTCATTtcaccttaattacctctttaaaggctctgtctccagacacacagacataatcacattctgaggtactggggggttAGGGCTCCAACATACAAATTTGGGGGTTCACAGTTGAGCCCATGATACCAATCCTGATCCCTCTTATGAACACCAGGCCTACAAATCCATCTTCCCTCCACACAGCTCATAGATACTCACTGATTCCTCACACACTCTTATCCAAAGCACACCCTTGGTACCCTTTGCCAGCCTTCCCTGTGCTTTCCCAGCTGAGATAGGAGACTCAGGATTGCCGTGGActccctgcacccctccccaTCTCCAAGTCGTGTGTGGATTTGCCTCCATGTCTTTTGTGTCTGTCCCCTCTCTGATCTTGCCAGTGCCCTTGTTTGGGCCGTAGCACTTGAGGCCATCATCCTCCCCTCCACCGGCCCGGCTTCCGCACAGCTGCCTCACCAAGCAGAGCTCCGGGCCCACCTTCGCCTTGCCCGGGGAGCTCTCATTGTCCCCCATTGCCTGCGTGGTAGAATATAAGTCTTACAAGGTAGGCAGGCCACCTATTATTATCATGCCCATTTTAGGGCTGAGGAACCATGGACTCAGCCTCCTCGCGAGTGAATAAAGACTAGCATTCTGTCTCCAAACTGGGCGCTCAGCCCGGCATTCAGAACAGCATGGCCGCAGACTGGCCCCAGTCAGCTCTCCTGATTGCCCCCATACACACCCAGGGTATATTCTCATACTTGCCAAACTGTTTCCTTGACTGAAACACCCTCCCTCTGTCTTCTCCTTCATCAGAATCCTTAAGGTATATATTAACTTCAGCCATTTCCATGATATACCCTCACTACTAGGTCACTCCAAGGGACAGGGCAGCTTTGTGGGTATATGCAGAGGGGTGAAGAGTCCTTGCCCAGGTGTGGGCTTAGTCACCCACCACGTGTTTAACCCCTCACCTCACCTCACTCGTGACACTTGCTATCACGTGCCTTGGCTGTGTTCCTGTCCCTCCTGCTCAGCAGGAACTCCTTAACTGCTTGCTGGGCATCGTCCCCACCGCTGTAGTTTTCTCTGCGTGGTGCTGAATCCACAGTAGACACTATTCAGAAATAAGTCAGAGCTTTATGGAAGAGGAAGGGCCTGATTTTCCAGCCAGCCTTCCATGTCCATACACAGctcattcactgaggctcttCCAGGCCCCGTTCCTGCTTTCCCTCTACCCAGATAACTAGTTTATGCCTTTTCATCTCCTCTTTTCTAGTAACAATCTACTTCCCTGACCAGCATCGTTGGCTGACTTACATTCCATtcccctgggcctctgggccttGTTCCCTCGCCTTTTTTAAGCCTCAGAACCTGCCCATGTGGCCTGTACCTTAGGGCCTCACCATTTCAGTGTG of Manis javanica isolate MJ-LG chromosome 4, MJ_LKY, whole genome shotgun sequence contains these proteins:
- the PSMD3 gene encoding 26S proteasome non-ATPase regulatory subunit 3, encoding MKQEGSARRRGADKAKPPPGGGEQEPPPPPAPQDVEMKEEATAGGGSTGEADGKAAAAEHSQRELDTVTLEDIKEHVKQLEKAVSGKEPRFVLRALRMLPSTSRRLNHYVLYKAVHGFFTSNNATRDFLLPFLEEPMDTEADLQFRPRTGKAASAPLLPEVEAYLQLLMVIFLMNSKRYKEAQKISDDLMQKISTQNRRALDLVAAKCYYYHARVYEFLDKLDVVRSFLHARLRTATLRHDADGQATLLNLLLRNYLHYSLYDQAEKLVSKSVFPEQANNNEWARYLYYTGRIKAIQLEYSEARRTMTNALRKAPQHTAVGFKQTVHKLLIVVELLLGEIPDRLQFRQPSLKRSLMPYFLLTQAVRTGNLAKFNQVLDQFGEKFQADGTYTLIIRLRHNVIKTGVRMISLSYSRISLADIAQKLQLDSPEDAEFIVAKAIRDGVIEASINHEKGYVQSKEMIDIYSTREPQLAFHQRISFCLDIHNMSVKAMRFPPKSYNKDLESAEERREREQQDLEFAKEMAEDDDDSFP